Proteins encoded by one window of Bubalus bubalis isolate 160015118507 breed Murrah chromosome 4, NDDB_SH_1, whole genome shotgun sequence:
- the LOC102402117 gene encoding olfactory receptor 6C4-like, translated as MKNRTLTEFILLGLTDIPELQSIILILLLLTYIISILGNLTIITLILLDSHLHTPMYFFLWNFSFLEIVFISTFTSRLLFSISTGNKSISFAGCLTQYFLVIFFGATEFYLLAAMSYDRYVAICKPLHYTTIMNSRVCIQLVLCSWLAGFFIILSPIIMTSQRDFCASNMLNHYYCDYGPLIEISCSDTRVLELVDFILAVVMLVLTLMLVILSYTNIIQTILRIPSAQKRKKAYSEVYAKRIVIILKISWKN; from the coding sequence ATGAAAAACCGAACTTTGACAGAATTCATTCTGCTGGGACTAACAGACATCCCAGAGCTTCAAAGTATCATCCTCATACTTCTCCTCCTTACCTACATAATCAGTATCTTAGGAAACCTGACGATCATCACCCTCATACTACTGGACTCCCACCTCCACACgcccatgtatttcttcctctgGAACTTCTCCTTCTTAGAAATTGTCTTTATATCCACTTTCACTTCTAGGCTACTATTCAGTATCTCAACTGGGAACAAGAGCATCAGCTTTGCAGGCTGCCTCACTCAGTATTTCTTGGTGATATTCTTTGGAGCCACAGAGTTTTACCTTCTGGCTGCTAtgtcctatgaccgctatgtggccatatGCAAACCCCTACATTACACGACCATTATGAACAGCAGAGTCTGCATCCAGCTAGTCCTCTGCTCTTGGCTGGCTGGATTTTTCATCATCCTATCCCCAATCATCATGACCAGTCAACGGGACTTCTGTGCCTCCAACATGCTGAATCATTATTATTGTGACTATGGACCCCTCATAGAAATATCTTGCTCAGACACAAGAGTCCTGGAGCTGGTTGACTTCATCTTAGCAGTTGTGATGTTGGTGCTCACCCTGATGCTGGTGATTCTCTCCTACACAAACATCATCCAGACCATTTTAAGGATCCCTTCTgctcagaaaaggaagaaagcctATTCTGAAGTATATGCTAAAAGGATagtgatcattttaaaaatatcatggaAAAATTAG
- the LOC123333098 gene encoding olfactory receptor 6C2-like, with translation MRNHTSVFSFILQGLTDNLQTQVLTFISLIIIYMLNIIGNLVIITLILVDSHLKTAMYFFLQNFSFLKISFTSACIPRFLYSILTGGRTITYNTCLSQIFFTYMFGVTEFFLLVSMSYDHYVAICKPLHYMTIMNHRFCKMLIFCCWITTFLIVFPLFCLGLNLEFCDSVIDHFFCGVYPLLKISCSDPWIVEEITFACCVLIFIMPLTCVVLSYISIIRTVLRFPSAQQRTKAFSPCSSHFIVVSITYGSCIFVYIKPLSKDEMTINKKVVILTTSISPMLNPFIYTLRNKQVKQAFSDLLERILLVSKN, from the coding sequence ATGAGAAACCACACATCAGTATTCAGTTTCATCCTCCAGGGATTAACAGATAACCTACAAACGCAGGTTTTGACTTTTATATCTCTGATCATCATATACATGTTGAATATAATTGGAAACCTAGTCATCATAACTCTCATATTAGTGGATTCTCACCTTAAAACTGCGATGtacttttttctccaaaatttttccttcttaaaaatctCATTCACTTCTGCCTGCATTCCTAGATTCTTGTACAGTATATTAACAGGAGGGAGAACCATTACTTATAACACTTGCCTGTCccaaatattttttacatatatgtttGGTGTAACAGAATTCTTTCTCTTGGTCAGCATGTCCTATGATCATTATGTAGCCATTTGCAAACCCCTGCATTACATGACCATCATGAACCACAGATTCTGCAAAATGCTTATCTTCTGCTGTTGGATAACcactttcttaattgtttttccACTGTTTTGCTTGGGACTGAACCTGGAATTCTGTGACTCTGTCATTGATCACTTTTTTTGTGGCGTTTATCCACTCCTGAAGATCTCATGCTCAGATCCATGGATCGTGGAAGAGATAACTTTTGCTTGCTGTGTGTTGATATTTATCATGCCTCTTACATGTGTTGTTCTGTCCTACATAAGTATCATCAGAACAGTTCTAAGATTCCCCTCTGCTCAGCAAAGGACAAAAGCTTTTTCCCCCTGTTCTTCCCACTTTATTGTGGTTTCTATCACCTATGGCAGCTGCATCTTTGTCTATATCAAACCTTTATCAAAAGATGAAATGACTATTAATAAGAAAGTAGTAATACTTACAACTTCCATTTCCCCCATGTTAAACCCATTTATTTATACTCTGAGAAACAAACAAGTGAAACAAGCGTTTAGTGATTTACTCGAAAGAATTCTACTGGTCTCAAAGAACTAA